A region of the Muricauda sp. MAR_2010_75 genome:
ATATAGCAAGAATTCTTAAGGCAAAACAGCCAAAAGCATTCATATTAGAAAATGTCAAACAGCTAGTAGGACATGACAAAGGAAAGACTTTAAAAGTTATCCTCAAATCGCTGAAAGAATTAGGGTATCATGTTAATTACAGTGTATTAAATGCATTGGATTATGGATTACCCCAAAAAAGAGAAAGAGTTGTGATTGTAGGCCATAGAGAACCAATAATGTTCACTTTTCCAAATCCTGAAAAACCCTATAAACCTCTTTCTGAAATATTAGAAAAAAATGTAAATAAGAAACATTACGCATCCGATTACATCCAAGAAAAGAGGAAGAATAGCCATAAATCCTCCTACTATCCATCAATATGGCATGAAAATAAATCTGGCAACATTTGCTCTTACCCATACTCGTGTGCTCTAAGAGCAGGAGCATCATACAATTATCTTTTGGTTAATGGAGAAAGAAGGCTCACACCAAGAGAAATGTTTAGATTACAAGGGTTCCCTGACACTTATAGAATTGTAGTTAGTGATGGCCAAGCAAGAAAACAGGCTGGTAATGCTGTTCCTGTAAACATGATTAAAGCTGTTGCCTTAAAGTTATTGCCATACATCGCTATTGGAATGGATCAAACCGCTGTTTTAAGGGAGTATGATTTACGCTTCAACGCTAGTTAAAATGGGAAAAAAGCAATCACCAAAACTGAGAACAGTCAATAAATCAATTGCTGCATATCCATTAAATGAATTTAATAAAGACTTTCCATACATTTTAGGTCAAGAAATTGTATACCTACTTGCTAGTAAAGGCCGTGCCGATTTACAGGGAAATGAGTGGGAGCAAATATTCGCCCATTGCATTGCTGCTGAATGGAAACCCTCAAATGTT
Encoded here:
- a CDS encoding DNA cytosine methyltransferase, producing MYQEKLTFIDLFCGVGGFRVAFEEACFENDIVPKCVFSSDIDKFAQDSYEENFGERPYGDITKINEEDIPDHDILFAGFPCQPFSIIGQMKGLTDTRGTLFFDIARILKAKQPKAFILENVKQLVGHDKGKTLKVILKSLKELGYHVNYSVLNALDYGLPQKRERVVIVGHREPIMFTFPNPEKPYKPLSEILEKNVNKKHYASDYIQEKRKNSHKSSYYPSIWHENKSGNICSYPYSCALRAGASYNYLLVNGERRLTPREMFRLQGFPDTYRIVVSDGQARKQAGNAVPVNMIKAVALKLLPYIAIGMDQTAVLREYDLRFNAS